In Zygosaccharomyces rouxii strain CBS732 chromosome F complete sequence, a single window of DNA contains:
- the BOS1 gene encoding Bos1p (similar to uniprot|P25385 Saccharomyces cerevisiae YLR078C BOS1 v-SNARE (vesicle specific SNAP receptor) localized to the endoplasmic reticulum membrane and necessary for vesicular transport from the ER to the Golgi), whose amino-acid sequence MFSAKFKELKQQYHSSDARKQLFASEDSPFNGDSVVSRRNVMGQSSGSQAQEFSGNENDSLPLYHGLEKEQSAFQRGNAQLEMILEMGYQSLDDIVEQNQILQKMQDKMTRSLTTLGVSQGTISNVNRRLFKDKLIFWIALVLMFLGMYMLVKWLR is encoded by the coding sequence ATGTTTTCAGCTAAAtttaaggaattgaaacaaCAATACCATAGTAGTGATGCCCGCAAGCAACTGTTTGCCTCTGAAGATTCGCCATTCAATGGAGATTCTGTAGTTAGCAGACGTAATGTAATGGGACAATCTTCAGGATCGCAAGCACAAGAGTTTTCAGgcaatgaaaatgatagCTTACCCCTGTACCATGGATTGGAAAAGGAACAATCAGCTTTCCAACGAGGTAATGCTCAATTGGAAATGATTTTAGAAATGGGGTATCAATCACTGGATGATATTGTGGAGCAAAATcagattttacaaaagatgCAAGACAAGATGACCCGTTCCTTAACTACGCTTGGTGTTTCACAGGGCACTATTAGCAATGTTAACAGGCGGCTCTTTAAGGACAAACTTATCTTTTGGATCGCATTAGTACTAATGTTCCTAGGTATGTACATGTTAGTTAAATGGTTGagatga
- the SIC1 gene encoding cyclin-dependent protein serine/threonine kinase inhibiting protein SIC1 (weakly similar to uniprot|P38634 Saccharomyces cerevisiae YLR079W SIC1 P40 inhibitor of Cdc28p-Clb5p protein kinase complex): MTPATPPRSRERRSSMVNDRELPHFETGSAPPETPHRSLQSRGPVTPSTTTTKSHKELSAPYLFPPRERSPFKGFQSPEFTPFRELKEQQEQDEQFPPQELQKVSRVLFPKSSKDEIGEDPSPSKLELLPPTRPTSSRSRKFSSESPTEYKNESFKQAKQVPGTPSDKLTNFELAKKWYNNSDNDDNYDGDDDEDDEGLIRQVTPTNPFQSSSPVSEETRNSRKQSLLKSNPDVEDVITYLNKDGAVARRHRLSSAEKEAFKPKRLFAKELQELESGNEAAEGSNRN, translated from the coding sequence ATGACTCCCGCAACGCCGCCCAGATCAAGGGAAAGAAGATCTAGTATGGTTAATGACAGGGAACTTCCCCATTTTGAGACTGGATCAGCACCTCCGGAGACTCCACATAGGTCTCTTCAAAGTAGGGGTCCGGTGACACCTTCCACCACGACAACCAAGTCACACAAGGAATTATCAGCACCGTACTTGTTCCCACCAAGGGAAAGGTCACCGTTTAAGGGCTTCCAATCACCAGAATTTACGCCGTTTCGTGAGTTGAAAgaacaacaggaacaaGATGAACAGTTCCCACCgcaagaattacaaaaagtTAGTAGAGTACTGTTCCCCAAGTCCTCGAAGGATGAAATCGGGGAGGATCCATCTCCTTCTAAGTTAGAGTTGTTACCGCCAACTAGACCGACATCTTCAAGGAGTCGGAAATTCTCCAGTGAGTCGCCCACTGAATATAAGAACGAATCATTTAAGCAAGCGAAACAAGTACCGGGTACACCTAGTGATAAGCTGACGAATTTTGAACTAGCTAAAAAATGGTACAACAACAGTGATAATGACGATAATTATGATGgggatgatgatgaagatgatgaggGTCTGATAAGGCAGGTAACGCCGACTAATCCGTTTCAAAGTTCCAGTCCAGTTAGCGAAGAAACTAGAAATTCACGCAAGCAGTCACTGCTCAAAAGTAATCCTGATGTGGAAGATGTTATAACGTATCTGAATAAGGATGGCGCGGTTGCCAGACGACATCGATTATCAAGtgctgaaaaggaagcATTCAAACCAAAACGTCTATTCGCAAAGGAGCTGCAGGAGCTGGAATCCGGAAATGAGGCAGCTGAGGGTTCAAATaggaattga